A single window of Jiangella alkaliphila DNA harbors:
- a CDS encoding alpha-mannosidase: MHDNRALVENRLKRILTQRLAPAVHRTVAPLSLTVWHVDGGQGEPVPPQAALPGGEAVADGRYVPAEVGERWGPPWGTSWFHVTGEVPAEAAGRRVELVLDLGWADHSPGFQAEGLAYRPDGSVVKGLHPRNAWLPVADPAIGGERIDLYVEAAGNPQLLPGGDAMFAATPLGEKSTAGSEPLYRVNRADVAVFERDVWELWQDLQAIGGLMPQLPEGEPRRWQLLRAVERSLDALDLQDVAGTAAAARAHLTDVLTRPANASAHHLSAVGHAHIDSAWLWPVRETVRKVARTTSNVVSLLDEYPDLVYAMSSAQQYAWIEEHRPQVFERVAAQVKGGRFVPVGGMWVESDTNLPGSEAMARQLVHGKRYFLETFGVDTQEVWLPDSFGYSPALPQLVALSGSRWFLTQKISWNKQNVFPHHTFWWEGLDGTRVFTHFPPVDTYNSDLSGGELAHAVRNFRDKGDANRSLVPFGWGDGGGGPTREMIAQARRTADLEGSPRVTIEKPADFFAAAEAEYPDAPVWSGELYLEIHRATYTSQAKTKQGNRRSEHLLHEAELWSATAAVAGLAEYPHDDLDRIWKQVLLNQFHDILPGSSIAWVHREARDQYARIAAELTEIVGRAQQALAGSGSTSVAFNAAPHGRCDVPAFAATPVALTESAPATAVTPADGGYVLDNGLLRVTVDGRGLLTSVLDLEAGREVLAGPANLLQLHQDLPNQWDAWDVDEFYRNTVTDLVDVDELSAAGPSTVRVARTFGDSHVVQEIALEPGAKRVDVTTEADWHEREKFLKAAFPLDLQTQRAAYETQFGHHYRPTHENTSWDAARFEVCAHRFVHLEEPGYGVALVNDSTYGHDVRRGGAPGGGTTTTVRLSLLRAPRYPDPETDQGVHTLRYSLVPGASIDDAVREGYALNLPPRLVEGAGHEVEPLVRVSGGSVVVSAVKLADDRSGDVVVRLYEARGGRTSATLTPSFPVAGVEETDLLERPVEASALVTGGDGVTLRLRPFQIVTLRLRRA, translated from the coding sequence ATGCACGACAACCGCGCCCTGGTCGAGAACCGTCTGAAGCGAATCCTGACCCAGCGCCTCGCGCCGGCCGTCCACCGCACGGTCGCGCCCTTATCCCTGACGGTCTGGCACGTCGACGGCGGCCAGGGTGAGCCGGTGCCGCCGCAGGCCGCGCTGCCCGGCGGCGAGGCGGTCGCCGACGGCCGGTACGTCCCGGCCGAGGTGGGCGAGCGCTGGGGGCCGCCGTGGGGGACGTCGTGGTTCCACGTGACCGGCGAGGTGCCGGCCGAGGCGGCCGGCCGCCGGGTCGAGCTGGTGCTCGACCTCGGCTGGGCCGACCACTCGCCGGGCTTCCAGGCCGAGGGGTTGGCGTACCGGCCGGACGGGTCGGTCGTGAAGGGGCTGCACCCGCGCAACGCGTGGCTGCCGGTCGCCGACCCGGCCATCGGCGGCGAGCGCATCGACCTCTACGTCGAGGCGGCCGGCAACCCGCAGCTGCTCCCCGGCGGCGACGCGATGTTCGCCGCCACGCCGCTCGGGGAGAAGTCGACCGCCGGCAGCGAGCCGCTGTACCGCGTCAACCGGGCCGACGTCGCCGTCTTCGAGCGGGACGTGTGGGAGCTCTGGCAGGACCTGCAGGCGATCGGCGGCCTGATGCCGCAGCTGCCCGAGGGCGAGCCGCGACGGTGGCAGCTGCTGCGCGCCGTCGAGCGGTCCCTCGACGCGTTGGACCTGCAGGACGTCGCCGGCACGGCCGCGGCCGCCCGGGCGCACCTCACCGACGTCCTCACCAGGCCGGCGAACGCCAGCGCGCACCACCTCTCCGCCGTCGGGCACGCCCACATCGACTCCGCGTGGCTGTGGCCGGTCCGCGAGACCGTCCGCAAGGTCGCGCGCACGACGTCGAACGTGGTCAGCCTGCTCGATGAGTACCCCGACCTCGTCTACGCGATGTCGTCGGCGCAGCAGTACGCGTGGATCGAGGAGCACCGCCCGCAGGTCTTCGAGCGGGTCGCGGCGCAGGTCAAGGGCGGCCGGTTCGTGCCCGTCGGCGGCATGTGGGTCGAGTCCGACACCAACCTGCCCGGCTCGGAGGCGATGGCCCGGCAGCTGGTGCACGGCAAGCGGTACTTCCTCGAGACGTTCGGCGTCGACACGCAGGAGGTCTGGCTGCCCGACTCGTTCGGCTACTCGCCCGCGTTGCCGCAGCTGGTCGCGCTGTCGGGGTCGCGCTGGTTCCTCACCCAGAAGATCTCGTGGAACAAGCAGAACGTCTTTCCGCACCACACGTTCTGGTGGGAGGGGCTCGACGGCACCCGCGTCTTCACCCACTTCCCGCCGGTCGACACCTACAACTCCGACCTGTCCGGCGGCGAGCTGGCGCACGCCGTCCGCAACTTCCGCGACAAGGGCGACGCCAACCGCTCGCTGGTCCCGTTCGGCTGGGGCGACGGCGGCGGCGGGCCCACCCGCGAGATGATCGCCCAGGCGCGCCGGACGGCCGACCTGGAGGGCTCGCCGCGGGTCACCATCGAGAAGCCGGCCGACTTCTTCGCCGCCGCCGAGGCCGAGTACCCCGATGCGCCGGTGTGGTCCGGCGAGCTGTACCTCGAGATCCACCGCGCCACGTACACGTCGCAGGCCAAGACCAAGCAGGGCAACCGGCGCAGCGAGCACCTGCTGCACGAGGCCGAGCTGTGGTCGGCGACGGCGGCCGTGGCGGGCCTGGCCGAGTACCCGCACGACGACCTGGACCGCATCTGGAAGCAGGTCCTGCTCAACCAGTTCCACGACATCCTGCCCGGCTCGTCGATCGCCTGGGTGCACCGTGAGGCGCGCGACCAGTACGCGCGCATCGCCGCCGAGCTGACCGAGATCGTCGGCCGCGCGCAGCAGGCGCTGGCCGGGTCCGGCAGCACCAGTGTCGCGTTCAACGCCGCGCCGCACGGCCGCTGCGACGTGCCCGCCTTCGCGGCGACCCCTGTGGCGCTGACCGAGTCCGCGCCGGCGACCGCCGTCACCCCGGCCGACGGCGGCTACGTGCTCGACAACGGCCTGCTGCGGGTGACCGTCGACGGCCGCGGGCTGCTGACGTCGGTGCTCGACCTCGAGGCCGGCCGCGAGGTGCTCGCGGGTCCCGCCAACCTGCTGCAGCTGCACCAGGACCTCCCCAACCAGTGGGACGCCTGGGACGTCGACGAGTTCTACCGCAACACCGTCACCGACCTCGTGGACGTCGACGAGCTGAGCGCCGCCGGGCCGTCCACCGTCCGGGTGGCGCGCACCTTCGGCGACTCGCACGTCGTCCAGGAGATCGCCCTCGAACCCGGCGCCAAGCGCGTCGACGTCACCACCGAGGCCGACTGGCACGAGCGGGAGAAGTTCCTGAAGGCGGCCTTCCCGCTCGACCTGCAGACGCAGCGGGCGGCGTACGAGACGCAGTTCGGGCACCACTACCGCCCGACGCACGAGAACACGTCGTGGGACGCGGCCAGGTTCGAGGTGTGCGCGCACCGGTTCGTGCACCTCGAGGAGCCCGGCTACGGCGTCGCGCTGGTCAACGACTCGACCTACGGCCACGACGTGCGCCGTGGCGGCGCGCCGGGCGGCGGCACGACGACGACCGTGCGGCTGTCGCTGCTGCGCGCGCCGCGCTACCCCGACCCCGAGACCGACCAGGGCGTGCACACGCTGCGGTACTCGCTGGTGCCCGGCGCGTCGATCGACGACGCGGTGCGCGAGGGCTACGCGCTGAACCTGCCGCCGCGCCTCGTCGAGGGCGCCGGGCACGAGGTCGAGCCGCTGGTCCGGGTGTCCGGCGGTTCGGTCGTCGTGTCGGCGGTCAAGCTGGCCGACGACCGCTCCGGCGACGTCGTCGTCCGGCTCTACGAGGCACGCGGCGGCCGGACCTCGGCGACGCTGACCCCGTCGTTCCCGGTGGCCGGCGTCGAGGAGACCGACCTGCTGGAGCGGCCGGTCGAAGCGTCAGCGCTGGTCACCGGCGGTGACGGCGTGACGCTTCGACTGCGGCCGTTCCAGATCGTGACGTTGCGGCTGCGCCGGGCCTGA
- a CDS encoding choice-of-anchor D domain-containing protein — protein sequence MGAGRWARPIGALCIGIGAVGVVAPLALADPDDFSMTSTTMGFGSVFVDETGTEVLTIRNIADQALAPVVTGGLVPAGEPFESTTTCDGSELEPDETCEFRYTYTPATVGADTIDVPLTLEGVSYTVSLTGAGAAPIEVSSAALAFGAVVVDETAELDVTVTNRSNITRTPSVSAPAVESDAFAATSTCGGPLAAGASCAVTYAFTPVAAGAASAGDVLVVDGVNHIVSLSGTGVVATTPTAVVANDGPVAEGSVATVSFSGQADPGGALVEPFTYSYDWDGDGVFDVVGSASAAPVPATFTADGPSVVGVTARITNAIGRFTEYETDVVVQNVAPELTVSGPDAVAVGGSGGLSVAVVDPGASVESYTYVVDWEGDGVDDQTVVGGAQRSIVQTFSDAGTFDVGVRVSDGDGGNDSATHRVTVSGSGTPSPTPTGSPTPSESPSESPTESPSETPSPSGTGTPSESPSPSEAPSPSESPSPTWSASPDPSPSTDPELPDTGTGSGVAAMLAGALLIGVGALLLLATHRPRRTA from the coding sequence ATGGGGGCGGGACGATGGGCACGGCCGATCGGCGCGCTGTGCATCGGGATCGGGGCGGTCGGGGTGGTCGCGCCGCTGGCACTGGCCGATCCCGACGACTTCAGCATGACGTCGACGACCATGGGCTTCGGCTCGGTGTTCGTCGACGAGACCGGGACCGAGGTCCTGACCATCCGGAACATCGCCGACCAGGCGCTGGCGCCCGTGGTGACCGGCGGGCTGGTGCCCGCGGGCGAGCCGTTCGAGTCGACGACGACGTGTGACGGGTCGGAGCTGGAGCCGGACGAGACCTGCGAGTTCCGGTACACGTACACGCCCGCCACCGTCGGCGCCGACACGATCGACGTGCCGCTCACGCTGGAGGGCGTGTCGTACACGGTGTCGCTGACCGGTGCCGGCGCGGCCCCGATCGAGGTGTCGTCGGCGGCGCTCGCGTTCGGCGCGGTGGTCGTGGACGAGACGGCGGAACTGGACGTCACCGTCACCAACCGCTCGAACATCACCCGGACGCCGTCCGTGAGCGCGCCCGCCGTCGAGTCGGACGCGTTCGCGGCGACGTCGACCTGCGGCGGCCCGCTCGCGGCCGGTGCGTCGTGCGCGGTGACGTACGCGTTCACGCCGGTCGCGGCGGGCGCGGCGTCGGCGGGCGACGTGCTCGTGGTCGACGGCGTCAACCACATCGTGTCGCTGTCCGGGACCGGAGTGGTCGCGACGACGCCGACGGCGGTCGTGGCGAACGACGGGCCGGTGGCGGAGGGCTCGGTGGCGACGGTGTCGTTTTCCGGCCAGGCCGACCCCGGCGGCGCCCTCGTCGAACCGTTCACCTATAGCTACGACTGGGACGGCGACGGCGTGTTCGACGTGGTCGGCAGCGCGTCGGCGGCTCCGGTCCCGGCGACGTTCACGGCGGACGGGCCGTCGGTGGTCGGCGTGACGGCGCGGATCACCAACGCGATCGGCCGGTTCACCGAGTACGAGACCGACGTGGTCGTGCAGAACGTGGCCCCGGAGCTGACTGTGTCGGGGCCGGACGCCGTGGCGGTGGGTGGGTCGGGCGGGCTCTCGGTCGCCGTCGTGGACCCGGGCGCCTCGGTGGAGTCGTACACGTACGTCGTCGACTGGGAGGGCGACGGTGTGGACGACCAGACCGTGGTGGGTGGGGCGCAGCGGTCGATCGTGCAAACCTTCTCGGACGCGGGGACGTTCGACGTCGGGGTACGGGTGTCCGACGGCGACGGCGGCAACGATTCGGCGACGCATCGGGTGACGGTCAGCGGTTCGGGGACGCCGTCACCCACGCCGACCGGATCGCCGACGCCGTCGGAGTCGCCTTCCGAGTCGCCCACGGAGTCGCCTTCGGAGACGCCGTCGCCGTCCGGGACGGGGACGCCGTCGGAGTCGCCCTCGCCGTCGGAGGCGCCGTCTCCGTCGGAGTCGCCCTCGCCGACCTGGTCCGCGAGCCCGGATCCGTCGCCGTCCACCGATCCGGAACTGCCCGACACGGGCACCGGATCCGGCGTCGCGGCCATGCTGGCGGGCGCGCTGCTGATCGGCGTCGGCGCACTGCTGCTCCTCGCGACGCACCGGCCGCGCCGGACGGCCTGA
- a CDS encoding TetR/AcrR family transcriptional regulator, which translates to MDTAGNIREVALDLFSRQGYERSTLREIADALGITKAAVYYHYRTKVEILDDLLRPMVDGEDWIIADAESDTSAIDQPGWRLTLVERYIDLLLAHRRVATYAMNDIAGVSNSTLLGRMRANDARLAGLLANGDLSVEQRVRTSAALGVVVAILALPDVSNAELRPQLLQVVRDVLGLSEHVADVASA; encoded by the coding sequence ATGGACACGGCCGGAAACATCCGCGAGGTCGCGCTCGACCTGTTCTCCCGGCAGGGCTACGAGCGCTCGACGCTACGTGAGATAGCCGACGCACTCGGCATCACCAAGGCGGCGGTCTACTACCACTACCGGACGAAGGTGGAGATTCTCGACGACCTGTTGCGGCCGATGGTCGACGGGGAGGACTGGATCATCGCCGACGCGGAATCGGACACGTCGGCGATCGACCAGCCGGGCTGGCGGCTGACGCTCGTCGAGCGCTACATCGACCTGCTGCTGGCCCATCGCCGGGTCGCGACCTACGCGATGAACGACATCGCCGGCGTGTCGAACTCGACCCTGCTCGGCCGCATGCGCGCCAACGACGCACGGCTGGCGGGGCTGCTGGCCAACGGCGATCTGTCGGTCGAGCAGCGAGTGCGGACATCGGCCGCGCTGGGCGTGGTGGTGGCGATCCTGGCGCTGCCCGACGTCTCGAACGCGGAGCTGCGACCGCAACTGCTGCAGGTGGTGCGCGACGTGCTGGGGCTGAGCGAGCACGTGGCGGACGTCGCCTCGGCCTGA
- a CDS encoding phosphatase PAP2 family protein: MASDTLSRRPPTLRRVHTNSRLATAAKEIGFLLSAALLYTLVRGLTSDRVDAAFRNAEDVISFEKTLGIHVETELQSLILDHEWAIDAANGFYIYGYWPVFVLTLVWLIARRPVAYPFYRNALLASGAFSLVIFAFYPLAPPRFLPWHGFVDTVSVAVPTYRDMSSSRLVNEYAAMPSLHFGWILLLGIAWVALSRVLVLRIIGATMPLLMFAAIVLTGNHYIVDAIVGGAVVVAGLGVAVLIERLKRQRAVRAAIQDAHYSAGGDGGPDGDGGSPIPAQRLPNLSRVR; encoded by the coding sequence ATGGCCTCGGACACCCTGTCGCGGCGACCGCCCACGCTGCGCCGCGTACATACCAACTCACGACTCGCCACGGCCGCGAAGGAGATCGGCTTCCTTCTCTCGGCCGCGCTGCTCTACACGCTGGTCCGCGGCCTCACCAGCGACCGCGTCGATGCCGCGTTCCGCAACGCCGAAGACGTCATCTCGTTCGAGAAGACGCTCGGAATACACGTCGAGACCGAGCTGCAGAGCCTCATCCTCGACCACGAATGGGCGATCGACGCCGCCAACGGCTTCTACATCTACGGCTATTGGCCGGTGTTCGTGCTCACTCTGGTCTGGCTGATCGCCCGCCGGCCGGTGGCGTACCCGTTCTATCGCAACGCGCTGCTCGCGTCGGGCGCGTTCAGCCTGGTGATCTTCGCGTTCTACCCGCTCGCGCCGCCGCGGTTCCTGCCCTGGCACGGCTTCGTCGACACCGTCTCGGTCGCGGTGCCGACCTACCGCGACATGAGCTCGTCCAGGCTCGTCAACGAGTACGCCGCCATGCCGAGCCTGCACTTCGGCTGGATCCTGCTGCTCGGCATCGCCTGGGTCGCGCTGTCGCGGGTGCTGGTGCTGCGCATCATCGGCGCGACGATGCCGCTGCTGATGTTCGCCGCCATCGTCCTCACCGGCAACCACTACATCGTCGACGCCATCGTCGGCGGCGCCGTGGTCGTGGCAGGGCTCGGGGTCGCCGTGCTGATCGAGCGGCTCAAACGCCAGCGCGCGGTCCGCGCTGCCATCCAGGACGCCCACTACTCCGCCGGCGGTGACGGTGGTCCCGACGGCGACGGCGGCTCGCCGATCCCGGCGCAACGCCTTCCGAACCTCTCCCGGGTTCGCTGA
- a CDS encoding MFS transporter, whose protein sequence is MTATAVPPSTSASHDDQRWTPRLWGVLAVLCLVMFLDGLDVSMVGVALPSIGTELGLSTTSLQWIVNGYVLGYGALLLLGGRTADLLGRRRVFLIALAVFAVASLVGGLVDDGTLLIITRFVKGVAAAFTAPTALSILTTTFREGHARNKALSIFAVFGASGYSSGLILGGLLTSAGWRWTFLMPVPLAILALIAGIALIPRDRPADAGGHDLVGAATLTAGMLLAVYSVVSAPERGWADPVTIVLFVLAIALLAAFVLVEQRIAHPLVRFGILRIATIVRANIAMIALFGSYLSFQFMLTIYFQAALGWSPLRMALALLPAGLIVAFGSPYMSRTIDRYGTQRPIVAAMVSLSVAYVWFLAFGGDSTPNYATDILPSVVLIGLGFMLAFSSIMSQATAGVDDSEQGLAAGLVQTSGQIGGAVVLAVTTALVTAGSHTGDGMGAATFEQFRPGLMLVTGVAIGGLVVMLLGVRRRRDAGGAEPEPVEDDVLEPAVP, encoded by the coding sequence GTGACTGCAACCGCCGTACCACCCTCCACCTCTGCTTCACACGATGACCAGCGCTGGACGCCGCGCCTCTGGGGCGTCCTGGCGGTGCTGTGCCTGGTGATGTTCCTCGACGGTCTCGACGTGTCGATGGTCGGCGTGGCGCTCCCGTCGATCGGCACCGAACTGGGCCTGTCGACCACGTCGCTGCAATGGATCGTCAACGGTTACGTGCTCGGCTACGGAGCGCTGCTGCTCCTGGGTGGCCGCACGGCCGACCTGCTCGGCCGCCGCCGGGTGTTCCTCATCGCCCTCGCCGTCTTCGCCGTCGCGTCACTCGTCGGCGGTCTCGTCGACGACGGCACGCTGCTGATCATCACGCGGTTCGTCAAGGGAGTCGCTGCCGCCTTCACCGCGCCCACCGCGCTGTCCATCCTGACCACGACGTTCCGGGAAGGCCACGCGCGCAACAAGGCGCTGTCGATCTTCGCCGTCTTCGGCGCCAGCGGATACTCGTCCGGGCTCATCCTCGGCGGCCTGCTGACCAGCGCCGGCTGGCGGTGGACGTTCCTCATGCCGGTGCCGCTCGCGATCCTCGCGCTGATCGCCGGCATCGCGCTGATCCCGCGCGACCGTCCCGCCGACGCCGGCGGTCACGACCTGGTCGGAGCAGCGACGCTCACGGCCGGCATGCTGCTCGCCGTCTACTCCGTCGTCTCGGCGCCGGAACGCGGCTGGGCCGACCCTGTCACCATCGTGCTGTTCGTGCTGGCGATCGCGCTCCTGGCGGCGTTCGTCCTGGTCGAGCAGCGCATCGCGCACCCGCTGGTGCGGTTCGGCATCCTGCGCATCGCCACGATCGTCCGGGCCAACATCGCGATGATCGCGCTGTTCGGGTCGTACCTGAGCTTCCAGTTCATGCTGACGATCTACTTCCAGGCCGCACTGGGCTGGTCGCCGCTGCGGATGGCGCTCGCCCTGCTGCCGGCCGGCCTGATCGTGGCGTTCGGCTCGCCGTACATGAGCCGGACGATCGACCGGTACGGCACGCAGCGGCCGATCGTCGCCGCGATGGTGTCGCTGAGCGTGGCCTACGTGTGGTTCCTCGCCTTCGGCGGGGACAGCACGCCGAACTACGCGACCGACATCCTGCCCAGCGTGGTGCTGATCGGGCTCGGGTTCATGCTGGCGTTCTCGTCGATCATGTCGCAGGCCACGGCCGGCGTGGACGACTCCGAGCAGGGGCTGGCGGCCGGCCTGGTCCAGACGTCCGGGCAGATCGGCGGCGCCGTGGTGCTCGCGGTGACGACGGCGCTCGTGACGGCCGGCTCGCACACGGGCGACGGCATGGGGGCGGCGACGTTCGAGCAGTTCCGGCCCGGCCTGATGCTGGTGACGGGTGTCGCGATCGGCGGCCTGGTCGTCATGCTGCTGGGCGTGCGCCGGCGCCGCGACGCCGGCGGCGCCGAGCCGGAGCCCGTCGAGGACGACGTCCTGGAGCCGGCCGTGCCCTGA
- a CDS encoding MarR family winged helix-turn-helix transcriptional regulator translates to MSGTEERELVTKWRDLMTCYNKVTCDLDRELQDQHGLGLSEFEALDRLIESGQDKLRMHELAEGMYLSQSAFSRAVARLERAGLVGRSLCMDDRRAMFVTATEKGRARHAEARDSHRKVLAHHLD, encoded by the coding sequence ATGAGCGGGACCGAGGAGCGTGAACTCGTCACGAAGTGGCGCGACCTCATGACCTGCTACAACAAGGTCACCTGCGACCTCGATCGCGAGCTGCAGGACCAGCATGGTCTGGGCCTCAGCGAGTTCGAGGCGCTCGACCGGCTCATCGAATCCGGCCAGGACAAGCTGCGCATGCACGAGCTCGCCGAGGGCATGTACCTCAGCCAGAGCGCGTTCTCACGCGCCGTCGCCCGGCTCGAGCGGGCCGGCCTGGTGGGCCGATCCCTGTGTATGGACGACCGCCGCGCCATGTTCGTGACGGCGACCGAGAAGGGCCGCGCCCGGCACGCCGAGGCCCGTGACAGCCACCGCAAGGTGCTGGCCCACCACCTCGACTGA
- a CDS encoding NAD(+)/NADH kinase, giving the protein MMLAPRVVVVHRRTELEELVDRHGTRGQAEFFLRGRGRDLAAVQRPHDADAAARQQVAVSVPGDWRRGTVERADLDRFRFEDGDVVVVVGQDGLVANVAKYLAGQPVVGVNPDPERNPGVLVRHPPDRVARLLADVVAERAGVERRTMVAAKLDDGQTLLAVNEIFAGHSTHQSARYTLTAPGREPERQSSSGVIVGTGTGATGWCASLVRGRAAPPRLPSPADRTLAWFVREAWPSPSTGTSCVDGLLAAGDGLELAAETDGLVVFGDGLEADRLVLSWGQQLRVGVADATLCLVTG; this is encoded by the coding sequence CTGATGCTGGCGCCGCGCGTGGTGGTCGTGCACCGTCGCACCGAGCTGGAGGAGCTGGTCGACCGGCACGGCACCCGAGGTCAGGCCGAGTTCTTCCTGCGTGGCCGCGGCCGCGACCTCGCCGCCGTCCAGCGCCCGCACGACGCCGACGCGGCGGCCCGGCAGCAGGTCGCGGTGTCCGTGCCCGGCGACTGGCGGCGCGGGACGGTGGAGCGGGCCGACCTGGACCGGTTCCGGTTCGAGGACGGCGACGTCGTGGTGGTCGTCGGGCAGGACGGGCTGGTCGCCAACGTCGCGAAGTACCTGGCCGGCCAGCCGGTCGTCGGCGTGAACCCGGACCCGGAGCGCAACCCGGGCGTGCTCGTCCGGCACCCGCCTGACCGGGTGGCGCGGCTGCTGGCGGACGTCGTCGCGGAGCGGGCCGGCGTCGAGCGGCGCACCATGGTGGCGGCGAAGCTCGACGACGGCCAGACGCTGCTCGCGGTGAACGAGATCTTCGCCGGTCACTCCACTCACCAGTCGGCGCGGTACACATTGACGGCGCCCGGCCGCGAGCCCGAGCGGCAGTCGTCGTCAGGGGTCATCGTCGGGACCGGCACCGGCGCGACGGGGTGGTGCGCCTCGCTCGTGCGCGGCCGGGCGGCGCCGCCGCGGCTCCCGTCGCCGGCCGACCGGACCCTCGCGTGGTTCGTCCGCGAGGCCTGGCCGTCGCCGTCGACCGGGACGAGCTGCGTCGACGGGCTGCTGGCCGCGGGCGACGGGCTGGAGCTGGCGGCCGAGACCGACGGGCTGGTGGTGTTCGGCGACGGGCTCGAGGCGGACCGGCTGGTGCTCAGCTGGGGTCAGCAGCTGCGGGTCGGCGTGGCGGACGCGACGCTGTGCCTGGTGACCGGCTGA
- a CDS encoding SPFH domain-containing protein, with product MAEIRKFGLVRHVRSTPTEHVVHQRGDRVVHSGTSCSFWFRPLTAALSEVPVDDRELPLLFHARTGDFQKIAVQSTVTYRFADPEQVAGRIDFAIDTATGRWRSAPLDQVAHLLTETAQQHAAGLLVTIPMADALGAGVTAIRERLWTGLVDDARLRDTGIVVLDVRVVAVRPDPDIERALQTPARELIQEEADRATYERRAHAVERERAISENELQSKIELAAREERLVAQHGANERRRATEEAAAARIAAEAEADRVGLAAGAEADRVRQTGTAEADAEAARMNVLSELDHRTLLALALRELAGGLPDVGMVNVTPDLVTSVLARLTDGAAR from the coding sequence ATGGCAGAGATCCGCAAGTTCGGCCTCGTCCGGCACGTCCGGTCGACCCCGACCGAGCACGTCGTCCACCAGCGCGGCGACCGCGTCGTGCACAGCGGCACCAGCTGCTCGTTCTGGTTCCGGCCGCTGACCGCCGCGCTCAGCGAGGTTCCCGTCGACGATCGCGAGCTGCCGCTGCTGTTCCACGCGCGCACCGGCGACTTCCAGAAGATCGCCGTCCAGTCGACGGTGACCTACCGGTTCGCCGACCCCGAGCAGGTCGCCGGCCGCATCGACTTCGCCATCGACACGGCGACCGGGCGCTGGCGGTCCGCGCCGCTGGACCAGGTCGCGCACCTGCTGACGGAGACCGCGCAGCAGCACGCCGCCGGCCTGCTCGTGACGATCCCGATGGCCGACGCGCTCGGCGCGGGCGTCACGGCGATCCGCGAGCGGCTGTGGACCGGCCTCGTCGACGACGCCCGGCTGCGCGACACAGGCATCGTCGTGCTGGACGTGCGCGTCGTCGCGGTCCGGCCCGATCCGGACATCGAGCGCGCGCTCCAGACGCCGGCCCGCGAGCTGATCCAGGAGGAGGCCGACCGCGCCACCTACGAGCGCCGCGCGCACGCCGTCGAGCGGGAACGGGCGATCAGTGAGAACGAGCTGCAGTCCAAGATCGAGCTGGCCGCGCGCGAGGAGCGGCTGGTCGCGCAGCACGGCGCCAACGAGCGTCGCCGGGCGACGGAGGAGGCGGCGGCCGCGCGCATCGCCGCCGAGGCCGAGGCGGACCGCGTCGGGCTGGCCGCCGGCGCCGAAGCCGACCGCGTCAGGCAGACGGGCACGGCCGAGGCGGACGCGGAGGCGGCCCGGATGAACGTCCTGTCCGAGCTGGACCACCGCACCCTGCTGGCGCTGGCGCTGCGGGAGCTGGCCGGCGGGCTGCCCGACGTCGGCATGGTCAACGTGACGCCGGACCTGGTCACGTCAGTGCTGGCCCGGCTCACCGACGGCGCGGCGCGCTGA
- a CDS encoding NUDIX hydrolase, whose product MVGSDYPPFAVTVDLVILTVRSGRFAALVVERGEDPFRGRLALPGGFVRPDEDLPDAALRELREETGLAPSLGHLEQLASYGAPRRDPRQRVVSVAYLGLVPDLPEPVAGTDAAASRFVPVAELLRDAGSLAFDHGRILSDGVERARAKLEYTSLATAFCPAEFTVGELRAVYEAVWGVELDPRNFHRKVTGTPGFLEPTNATTTRGGGRPAQLYRRGPTTALMPPILRT is encoded by the coding sequence ATGGTCGGTTCCGACTACCCGCCGTTCGCGGTCACCGTCGACCTCGTGATCCTCACCGTGCGGTCAGGACGGTTCGCCGCCCTGGTCGTCGAACGGGGCGAAGATCCCTTCCGCGGCCGGCTCGCCCTGCCCGGCGGCTTCGTCCGCCCCGACGAGGATCTCCCGGACGCCGCGCTACGCGAGCTGCGCGAGGAGACCGGGCTGGCGCCGTCGCTCGGTCACCTCGAGCAGCTGGCCAGCTACGGCGCCCCCCGTCGCGACCCGCGCCAACGCGTCGTCTCCGTCGCGTACCTCGGGCTGGTGCCGGACCTGCCCGAACCGGTCGCCGGCACCGACGCCGCGGCCAGCCGGTTCGTCCCGGTCGCCGAGCTCCTACGCGACGCCGGGTCGCTCGCCTTCGACCACGGCCGCATTCTGTCCGACGGCGTGGAGCGGGCCCGGGCCAAGCTCGAGTACACCTCGCTGGCCACCGCGTTCTGCCCCGCCGAGTTCACCGTCGGCGAGCTGCGCGCCGTCTACGAGGCCGTCTGGGGGGTCGAGCTGGATCCGCGCAACTTCCACCGCAAGGTCACCGGCACGCCCGGCTTCCTCGAACCCACCAACGCCACCACCACCCGCGGCGGTGGCCGGCCGGCCCAGCTCTACCGCCGCGGCCCCACGACGGCGCTCATGCCGCCAATTCTGCGCACCTGA